GGAGCggggctctgctgctggttcCGGAGGCTCCTGGaccttctccatcttttttgCCTCTGTCAGCATCGGTTGTGGGGCACAGCAGTGGGCAGTGAGTGCCCTGCTGGGCAGTGTGACCCTGCTGACACAGGGCAATGCCACGCATCAGCCCGCTGTCCCGGCTCCAGCACGGGGCTGGAGGTGAATGCAACCATTGGAGCTGCCCATCCTGCAAGGAGTCCAATAGAGGGTTTTGCAGCTCATGGTCCATCGAGCTCCAGTGCTGTGCAAACTACTCCGCTAGGTTGGGAAGGACTGGGAGCCACGGCCAGTTCATGGGCTGGGTGTGGAGTTTCCAACTCCAACCCCTCCCTGTTCAGATGACTGTGCTGGCAGCTTGTACGGGCACTTGTTGGCATCCAGGCAACTTGGTGGCCATGTCCATGTCTGGGTTGGTTGGGACCCATGGGCTCCAATCACCCTTCCAAGCCCTTCTcagcctctctgtgctcagctgaggctgctgcctgccagcaccgcttctgcagcactgctggagttTCCATCTTCCCCTCCACACGATCACGTTTGTCTCCATCACTCACTGCCAGcatgggcagggagcagcacttCCTGGACAGCACTGTATTGAGGTGCCCTATAGGGCAGAGGGGCTCTTAGGAGGTGATGCAGCCTTCAGAATCACGGGCAGCACTGCCCCAGACTGTGGGATTTCCTCTCCTTACTTCACAAGATCCCATTCAAACACTGAGAAGCCCCAGGTGTGAGCACTGTGTGCAACCTCTGGCTTGAGCCCGTGGCCTAAAGGCTGAGAGCATGGCAAGTGATACAGCCAGGGAAGCCCAGAGGATGTAGTGCCTGGGGGGTCCCCACACAGCCTGGGCCATGTCCCCCTTCCCTGCCCatcatctgctgctttgaatATGTGGGTACATGCGTGGGGATGGAGCAGAAGGTGggagctgaagtgctgctgtgtcaGTGGGACTCAGCCCCATGGAGGTGTGAAAGCAGCTCCTGCATCCATATATCACAGCTGTCTTCTTGCTCAGCCTCCCTGCGGTTCCAtgtgagcactgctggggcACAGTGAGGCTGCCATGCAATAAGGGAACACTGGACCCACAGTGCTGGAGTGAAGGCAGGAGGTTCCCATGCATGGCATCCAATGGAAGCTTCACCTTTTGATATGTTATTGGTTTTGCTTAAAGACACGCGAGCTGCCAGCTCACTTTCTGGTGGCAATGATTCTGCAAATGAAGCTATTTTGGAGTAACCAAAGATCCCTGCTGGGATGCTCGCAGACTTACACACTTATCTCCTGGGTTCTGCAGGCACCAGGAGGCTTTTGGCTCTCACTGGGGACTATAGAACAAGGCAAGGTCTGGCTTTGCTACCATGCTCTCCTGGCACAACATGCATAATGGGAATCTCCTGGGCTGTTTTAATGCAGCTCCAGGCTCCCTGCTGGCTCTTCCCTGGAGGCCTCTCCCCGTGGGCATCAGGCACCCATGGACCATAGAAAAACCATGGAGAGCTTTGGGACTGGGAAGCTCTAGGCTTGCAGTGTGCATGTGGGCAAGTGCTCTTGGCATGAGAGcaccccagctcctgcctgctgctgtgggagcagacCCAGCAATAGAGTGAACCTGACCTGGAGCTGCattctgctctgcctcctgtTCAGGTCATGCCTCGCCTCCAGCTTCCCCTACAGCAGCACCATTTGCAGTGTTCAGGCTGCTAATGGATCTTCCCTTACAGTCCAGAAGGAGCAAAAAACCAGCAAGCTTTATACAGGGTCCTCAGGCTGGTGCTGAGACTCAAAGGATGTCAGTGCAGGTGCCCATAGCAGTAAACACAGCTCCATATGCCAGCACCCAAcatccagcagtgctggcattgCTGCAGCCCCGggtgctttgtgtgtgtggcTGCTTCTGGAGAGCTGGGTAATATAAGGGGGATTGAGATGGCAGGATGGATATAATGGAGGACAAATGGGCTTCAAAGAACCATTGGATAAATTCCCAGAGGGTACAGGGCCATGTTGGCACCGTGCTGTGCTCCAAGGTGCCCAGATGTGCTGCTGGATGCCCACAGGGCCAGTGGGCTTTGTTCCATCCGTACCCACATGAATGGCTTCAGGTCCTTGCATGGAGCTGCCACCTCCACAGCAGCATTCCCTTATGGAATTCCAAAGcaaaatggggctggggggagctgGGTTGGGGGGTGTTGATGCCCCATAGATGAGCCTTTGCTTTGgaggagagcagctccagccccgtGCTGGAATCTGGCAGAGGGATCCGTCCCTTCCCCCAACCCCAAGCACATCTTTAGCCGTTTAACAGACCTCAAACGCAACTAATGAGAACATAAACCCAAATAAGCGTCAGAAgaggctgctttgcagaggcGGAAATTGCAAAGGAATCACTCacaaaaaggggaagaaaaaaaaaaaaaaagaaaaaaagaaaaaaatagtataaaTGATTTGCTCATGAGGTTAAGGAACAAACAGGCTTTTGACTCAGTGGGATCGGATGCCGCTGGGCTGGCTGTGTCCCAAGGGCTGTGTCAAGTGCCCTGCTCACAAAGGCAGagtgtgtggggctgtgtgctgcagggatggtCCCTCTATGGGGCTTGTGATGCATTGTGAGCTGGGCAGGGGGTGCTGGGAGGTGTGGGGATATGAGGGGATGCTGCCAGGCATCACATAGTGCCACCCCATCCTCTGCCCTCCCTGCAGGTGGgatctgctggctgcagcaggggaaggaggcCAAGTGCACCATGATCCTGAAGACAGGAGTGACATGGGAAGAGTGCTGCGCCAACGGCAACGTGGACGTGGCCTGGTCTAATTACACCTACCCAGGCAACAAGATCAGCCTGCTGGGCTTCCTGGGGCTGGTGACCTGCCATCCATGCAAAGGTGAGTGTGAGGCTGCGGGATGGGGGCAGCAAttggggctgagctctgtgctgggggtggCACTGAACCACGCAGCAGTTCCCGATGCCGTTCTATTATTGATATCCTTTTTATTCACGGGAAGAtgcctttcttccccttttactcccccttcctcctcccgACGAAGCCAAGAGCGTATGTGTGAGATGGCTTTACATAACAGACAGTTCCAAAAATGGAAACCCTCCAGCTGTGAGTTCCAGGCCTTCCAGATGTTTTGGCACATGCCACAGGCACGGATCCCCTCTCAACACTTGCGTGGTCGTGTGAGAACCCACTGAGGACCTGCTGACCACAGGAATCGGGAGCAGGTCTTTGGAAGGTCACTGAGTTATTTGCTTAAAGAGGGGTGGGGAGAAATGCTCTTAAGAAAACAACTCCTTCCAGTTGCCTCTAAggtcccactgcagccccagtaCTTGGGGTTGGATTTTATGCCCTGTGAAACACATGGCAGGTGCTCAACAGGGATGGGGGAGTGCAGGGCAGCCCATAGAGGGGCATTGTGGCTGCCCGGGCTCTGGGAGTGGGACCTGAGCACAAAGTGACCATGAGATAAATGGGAAAGTTGTGCTGGTCTGGATGGAGCTGGGTGGGCTCCCTAAGCTGAGGGCTGGGTGTTGCTCCAGGAGAACCATAGCTGGGCACTGTGGCTCTGCTGGGATGTGTGATTCCTGGCTGTCCAACCCCCTGCTTCCAGGTCTGGGATCATCATAGATGGATGCTGATGcaatgggatggatggagcccACTTAGGTGTGctccagctgcactgtgctccCCTCAGAGCTGTTCAGAGCAGGTCCCAGCTATGGAAATcagagagcaaagcaggaaaCTGCCCGTCTCCCACCGGGGAATTTCTCCTGGGAACCTTGGCCAAGCAGACAGGGgatttccccttccccctcctccctttgcTGTCTCCCGAAGTGACCCGGTTGCTGAAGGGAAATCTCCCTTCTTTATCTCCCCGCTGACATCTTCCCAGCACACACCCTGTCTGCAGGAATCCCTCCTGCTCTGGGGTGAAgttggggctggggagggctcTATTCCCTCCTGCTGGGTGTGATGGAGCTGGGTCCTGGTGCTTCCCTTATCCCCAGGTGGCATTTGTGGCCATCTGGAGGCAGAGATGAGGGGCTCCCAGCCTTGATCTCCCCCCTCCTTACAGGCTGTCTCCTCCCTGTCCTTTGCCCCCCAGGGATGCGGTGGCTGCAGGGTCCCTTTGAGCCCAGTGCTGTCCTTGCAGGGAGGCACCCAGGGGACAATGTGTCCATCTGTCTCTCTGGGAAGCGGATGGGatggggggtaggggggggaAGATCTGCCGCTCTCTGCTGTGACCTGCTCTTGTGTTCAAGTCACGGAGGCCTGGAGCAAAACAGGGCTGGGTATTGTCTGATTAAAGCCGAGCTCTTGATTGCCCAGACAACTTGCAAAGCCCAGTTCCTTCTGGAGGATCTGGGGCCTTTACAGAGATAGAATTTTTTCCATtgcataagaaaaagaaatgtttccttccaaaaaaataaatccgTAGAAATGAATTAGCTGGTGCTGATCTGAGGGCCAGCTCTCTGGCTGGGTTAAGTGTTGGATgatggctctgtgctgcagccaacGACCTGCTCCTCCGCAGCTCTGAGCAGATCCAGATGCTGCTGCAAGCGGCTCTTCGTGCTGCAGGGGCCCAGGGGCAGCTCCAGGTAATGCtttgtgggtgctgctgtgagctgtgacGTTGTTGTGCTCCCCTTTGTCCCCAGAGAGCTGTGAAGGGGTGGTGTGTGGCCCCGACAAGGTGTGCAAGATGAAGCATGGGAGGCCCCAATGTGCTTGTGCTCCTGACTGCTCCAGTCTGCCCCGCAAGCTGCAGGTCTGCGGTTCAGATGGCTACACCTACCGTGATGAGTGCGACCTGCTGACAGCCAAGTGCAGAGACCACCCCGACCTGGAAGTGATGTACCAGGGCAAATGCAAAAGTAGGTTCTGCCGTACCCCTGCCTTGCTCCCAGGGTCCCCTATCCTGTGGCTCTTGCTGCTTTCAAGCTGAATCTAGGAGGGTAAAAGGGATGAGCAGCAATGAGCTCCCCCAGATTCCACAGCTTGGCAGTGGTGatgaggagctgtgctgctctgtcatGTTGTGCCAGCACATCAGGTCACCATCCCCACCTCTCCTACCCCCACACTCTCTATCAGTCTGGCCATCAGGGAGCTgatcctgccctgtgctgtgcagacagAGCTCCCCTCCCATAGGAACAGATCTGCAGGCTGGCTTTGCTCTGCATGGGGGTCCAAGCGCAGCCCCCACCTGCATCTCCCCGCCTGGGGTTAACTCATGGCTGAGCTCTCTGGCCCCGCATCGTCCTCAGTGCAGggtggagcagcagagctggcacttGTGGCAGCTCAAACCGGGCGGCCAAGGGATGCTGGAGCAGCTCATCAGTCCAATGGGGGAttcagctttgctgcagctggggaatAGCAGTCCGTAAAATGTCACTTCCAAACATCGAGCccctttttgtgttgttttgttaaAGAGAGCAGTAATCCTCCTCTGCCCTGCCAAGAACTGTCAgaattattatgattattttcgCCAGCCCTCctctctgaaatgctttgcCTGTCAAGCTCTGGACTGCACAGTAAAATTTGGGGCAAGAAATGTGAGTTGCAAGCTGGGAGTTGCAGATGCCAAGTCTCCTTCCAATCCAGCAAGAAAacagagggaggaggagggaaggctTTGAGCTGTTTACAGCATCCGGGGCGTACGGTGGGTCTGCTGTGTCCCAGGGCTGCTGGTGTGCAGAGCCCATAGGGTGGGGTGCATGGGCTCCCTGCTCTGCTATGGGGCTCTGAGCCCTCCCCAGGTCCCGATTTGCCCTGCTCCCTCTGTAATGCATAGGGCCACTCATCCTGGCTAGGTGCTGGTGGCCAAGCCAGCTTGAGAACTGTAGTGAGGACATTAGCTCCCCATGGCATGCATGATTCCTGCTTCCTTATTGCTTCCTGGGTGCAGGGGCTATGGGATTGGGATGCTGAACTTCACAACTCACTCTACATGAGATGCTGAGCTTCATCCTCTTGTGCTTCCCTTCAGAATCCTGCTCCAGCGTGGTGTGCCCCGGCACCCATACATGCGTGGTGGATCAGACAGGCAGCGCTCACTGTGTGATGTGTCGGACGGCTCCATGCCCTGAACCCACCAGCCTGGATCACGCTCTTTGTGGCAATAACAACATCACCTACCCATCCGCGTGCCACCTGCGTAGGGCCACGTGCCACCTGGGGCGCTCCATTGGTGTGCGGCACTACGGGAGCTGCTCGGGTAAGGGAAGGGTCAGGACTTATGGCCATCAATGGGGCTCTGTAGGGCCGTAATCTCTTTATACCCACtcattgctttctccttttctccctatatctccccagCCTCAACCAGGTTCTCCCTGGAGACGGACAACGCGGAGGAGAACTACGTGTGAATCCTTCCTCCGCCGCGAGGCTGCGGCCGGCAGACAGGGGCATTATGTGTATACTGTACAAACCATATACCTGATATTTATTAAGATTTAAAAAGGTCCTTATTTATATCTCTATGCTACGCAGACGCAGAGGGACGGCTCCTGGCCGTGCCTGCTCACATCCCTTGCACTGCTCCATGCCCAGGGCATCAGGGGAGCGCCTGCATTGCCgcacccccccccatcccaatcccaccccataacgTGTCCTTGGACGGCCGCCCCGGGCCTATTTATTTTTGGATTGAATTCTTGGTACTCTGCTGACGTTTCTGGCCAGGACCTCGGGGTCGAGTGGGAATCTGCTCTTTATCTTTCCCCGGAGGGGTtcagccccagctgccagcagcagcacggaACGGAGCGAGGAGCAGCGCCACGTTTGTGATGGATAGATCTCTATTTTtctatgttggttttttttttctcctgcgGTTTTTATAGCGACTGATTACATTTAAGCTTCTCCCCTGCCCACCAAGACCCAGCTTCCAGAAGGAGGCAAGGCTGGAGCTGCCCTGAGGTGCTCCGGTCTCTATTCCCAGCATCGCTGCTGCTTGTCCTTTATCCATCCATGGCCAAACCCATATGGAAGGCAGGGGGCTGCTGGGACACCCAGCCCTGCATCCCCCCTCCCTTTTAACaccttctgtatttattttaacttcctc
The DNA window shown above is from Coturnix japonica isolate 7356 chromosome 28, Coturnix japonica 2.1, whole genome shotgun sequence and carries:
- the FSTL3 gene encoding follistatin-related protein 3, giving the protein MPLRLPFCLFVLCSLVGGDAAHGGICWLQQGKEAKCTMILKTGVTWEECCANGNVDVAWSNYTYPGNKISLLGFLGLVTCHPCKESCEGVVCGPDKVCKMKHGRPQCACAPDCSSLPRKLQVCGSDGYTYRDECDLLTAKCRDHPDLEVMYQGKCKKSCSSVVCPGTHTCVVDQTGSAHCVMCRTAPCPEPTSLDHALCGNNNITYPSACHLRRATCHLGRSIGVRHYGSCSASTRFSLETDNAEENYV